Proteins encoded in a region of the Mesoflavibacter profundi genome:
- a CDS encoding argininosuccinate synthase: MSKKLVIAYSGGLDTSYCAVSLSKAGYDVHAVSVNTGGFTKEEIKKIEANAYKMGVATYKNIDAVASYYNKVIKYLIFGNILKNNTYPLSVSAERIIQAIEIIKYAKSIDAKYIAHGSTGAGNDQVRFDMIFQTLAPEIEIITPIRDQKLTRQEEIDYLKENGIDMSWEKAKYSVNKGLWGTSVGGSETLTSDKPLPSEAYPSQLKHSDPEKVSLTFLKGEFVAVNGIENSPEVNIEVLNTLASAYAIGRDIHVGDTIVGIKGRVGFEAAAALIIIKAHHLLEKHVLTKWQLQHKDYLSNFYGMHLHEGQYLDPVMRNMEAFLESSQDKVSGDVVVTLKPYHFTLDGISSKHDLMSAKFGSYGEENKGWTAEEAKGFIKIFGNQNKIYQQVNQEL; this comes from the coding sequence ATGAGTAAAAAATTAGTCATCGCATATAGTGGCGGATTAGATACATCGTATTGCGCAGTTAGCCTATCAAAAGCAGGTTATGATGTGCATGCAGTAAGTGTAAATACAGGCGGATTTACAAAAGAAGAAATTAAAAAAATAGAAGCAAACGCCTATAAAATGGGTGTTGCTACTTACAAAAATATCGATGCAGTTGCGTCCTACTATAATAAAGTAATTAAGTATTTAATTTTTGGCAATATCCTTAAAAATAATACGTATCCATTGTCGGTAAGTGCAGAGCGAATTATCCAAGCGATTGAAATTATTAAATATGCTAAAAGTATAGATGCTAAATATATTGCGCATGGTAGTACTGGTGCAGGAAACGATCAAGTGCGTTTTGATATGATTTTTCAAACTTTAGCACCAGAAATCGAAATTATTACACCTATCAGAGATCAAAAATTAACCAGACAGGAAGAAATCGATTATCTAAAAGAAAATGGTATTGACATGTCTTGGGAAAAAGCAAAATACTCAGTTAACAAAGGACTTTGGGGAACAAGTGTTGGCGGATCAGAAACCTTGACTTCGGACAAACCTTTACCAAGTGAAGCCTATCCTTCACAATTAAAACATTCAGATCCTGAAAAAGTTTCATTAACTTTTTTAAAAGGTGAATTTGTCGCTGTAAACGGAATCGAAAACAGTCCAGAAGTAAATATTGAAGTCTTAAATACGTTAGCATCTGCCTATGCTATTGGACGCGATATTCATGTTGGCGATACTATTGTTGGGATAAAAGGTCGTGTTGGTTTTGAAGCTGCTGCTGCCTTAATCATCATAAAAGCACACCATTTATTAGAAAAACATGTGTTAACCAAATGGCAATTACAGCACAAAGATTATTTGTCGAATTTCTATGGAATGCATTTGCACGAAGGACAATATTTAGATCCTGTAATGCGAAACATGGAAGCTTTTTTAGAAAGTAGCCAAGATAAAGTTTCTGGTGATGTTGTAGTGACTTTAAAACCGTACCATTTCACATTAGACGGTATTTCTTCTAAACATGATTTAATGAGTGCGAAGTTTGGAAGTTACGGTGAAGAAAATAAAGGTTGGACTGCAGAAGAAGCTAAAGGATTCATTAAAATCTTTGGTAATCAAAACAAAATCTATCAACAAGTAAATCAAGAGTTATGA
- a CDS encoding GNAT family N-acetyltransferase, whose translation MEIVIANKSHSVYAEIICDTIAEAAKVRGTGIAKRKPEYIITKMENGNAVIALDGEKFAGFCYIEQWSHGKFVANSGLIVHPDFRNIGLAKQIKKKIFEHSRTKFPNAKVFSITTGLAVMKMNSELGYKPVTFSELTDDQTFWNGCQTCKNYDVLQRTEQKMCLCTGMLYDPLKEEKTSNHKFDKKVWTRLKSIKQTRFLKKENQNE comes from the coding sequence ATGGAAATTGTTATTGCTAACAAATCGCATAGCGTTTATGCAGAAATTATTTGCGATACCATTGCCGAAGCTGCAAAAGTGAGAGGTACAGGTATCGCAAAACGAAAACCAGAATACATCATTACCAAAATGGAAAATGGTAATGCTGTTATCGCATTAGATGGCGAAAAATTTGCTGGTTTTTGCTATATAGAACAATGGAGTCACGGAAAATTTGTAGCAAATTCTGGACTAATTGTCCATCCAGATTTCAGAAATATAGGATTAGCTAAACAAATCAAAAAGAAAATTTTTGAACATTCACGTACCAAATTCCCAAACGCAAAAGTATTTAGTATCACAACAGGTTTAGCTGTGATGAAAATGAATAGCGAATTAGGTTATAAACCTGTGACGTTTTCAGAATTAACAGACGATCAAACCTTTTGGAATGGTTGTCAAACCTGTAAAAACTATGATGTTTTACAACGTACAGAACAAAAAATGTGCTTATGTACAGGTATGTTATACGATCCTTTAAAAGAGGAAAAAACAAGCAATCATAAATTCGATAAAAAAGTTTGGACGCGATTAAAAAGCATTAAGCAAACCAGATTTCTAAAAAAAGAAAATCAAAATGAGTAA
- a CDS encoding 3-keto-disaccharide hydrolase, translated as MKKIITIITIATLVSACNQEKKEVVVDEEKVEVVTETQKKEPTKPEETEIWEPKPKTVTVSLDTGIPSDAIVLFDGTNFDHWISSVDSTNVKWDLNKDGSMTVKDKTGDIQTKQNFGDVQLHIEWKSSTVSTGSNQSKSNSGVFLQNRYEVQVLDNNDNDTYVNGQVASIYKQSIPLAKASSPTGEWNTYDIIYHAPKFDAEGNKTQSGTITVLHNGVLVQDHYVLEGTTEYIGWPKNNPHGKGPIKLQDHGDKSGVSFKNIWVREL; from the coding sequence ATGAAAAAAATAATCACAATCATAACTATAGCAACTTTGGTTTCTGCTTGTAATCAAGAGAAAAAAGAGGTAGTTGTAGATGAAGAAAAGGTAGAAGTTGTTACAGAAACGCAAAAAAAAGAACCAACAAAACCTGAGGAAACCGAAATTTGGGAACCTAAACCTAAAACAGTAACAGTAAGTTTAGACACAGGAATTCCTTCAGACGCAATCGTATTATTTGACGGTACAAACTTTGACCATTGGATATCAAGTGTAGATTCTACTAATGTAAAGTGGGATTTAAATAAAGATGGAAGTATGACTGTAAAAGATAAAACAGGAGACATACAAACCAAACAAAATTTTGGAGACGTACAATTACATATAGAGTGGAAATCTTCTACAGTTAGTACAGGTTCTAATCAAAGTAAGAGTAATAGCGGTGTATTTCTTCAAAATAGATATGAAGTACAAGTGTTAGATAATAACGATAACGATACATATGTAAATGGGCAAGTAGCATCTATTTATAAGCAATCAATTCCGTTAGCAAAAGCATCATCTCCAACAGGAGAATGGAATACTTACGATATCATTTATCACGCACCAAAATTTGATGCAGAAGGTAACAAAACTCAATCAGGAACAATAACAGTATTACATAATGGTGTTTTAGTACAAGATCATTATGTATTAGAAGGAACAACAGAATATATAGGATGGCCAAAAAATAATCCACATGGTAAAGGTCCTATAAAGCTTCAAGATCACGGTGATAAAAGTGGTGTAAGCTTTAAAAATATTTGGGTAAGAGAATTGTAA
- a CDS encoding sugar phosphate isomerase/epimerase family protein: protein MKTIKGPAIFLAQFMDDKAPFNSLDGLCKWASDLGYKGIQIPTLDKSIIDLDIAADSKTYCDEFKGKINSYGLEITELSTHIQGQLVAVHPAHDIMFDVFAPDHLKGKYKERTAWAVDQMHKAAKTSSNLGLKAHATFSGSLLWPAMHPWPQQPKGLVELGFKELADRWKPILNTFQDNDVAVCYEVHPVEDIHDGDTFERFLEATGNHKAVNILYDPSHFVLQQLDYIKYIDHYHEFIKAFHVKDSEFNPTGKKGVFGGYNDWKDRAGRYRSPGDGQVDFKKVFSKLTEYGCDVWAVLEWECVIKSPEQGAKEGVDFIKNHIIEVTNKRFDDFAGGNKTDQQQLKNILGI from the coding sequence ATGAAAACAATAAAAGGACCAGCAATATTTTTAGCCCAATTCATGGACGATAAAGCTCCGTTTAATTCTTTAGACGGATTATGTAAATGGGCTTCAGATTTAGGTTATAAAGGAATACAAATACCAACCTTAGACAAATCAATAATAGATTTAGATATTGCTGCAGATAGTAAAACCTATTGCGACGAGTTTAAAGGTAAAATAAATAGTTACGGACTAGAGATTACTGAACTTTCAACGCATATTCAAGGTCAGTTAGTGGCAGTACATCCTGCGCATGATATAATGTTTGATGTATTTGCTCCAGATCATTTAAAAGGAAAGTACAAAGAGCGTACAGCTTGGGCAGTAGATCAAATGCACAAAGCAGCAAAAACTAGTTCTAATTTAGGGCTAAAGGCGCATGCTACATTTTCTGGATCTTTACTTTGGCCTGCAATGCATCCTTGGCCTCAACAACCAAAAGGTTTGGTAGAATTAGGTTTTAAAGAATTAGCAGATCGATGGAAACCAATTTTAAACACATTTCAAGATAATGATGTAGCAGTTTGTTATGAAGTGCATCCAGTAGAAGATATTCATGATGGCGATACTTTCGAGCGATTTCTTGAAGCTACAGGAAACCATAAAGCAGTTAATATATTATACGATCCATCTCATTTTGTTTTACAACAATTAGATTATATAAAGTATATTGATCATTATCATGAATTTATAAAAGCATTTCATGTAAAAGATTCAGAGTTTAATCCAACAGGAAAAAAAGGAGTGTTTGGTGGTTATAACGATTGGAAAGATCGTGCAGGACGTTACAGATCTCCTGGTGATGGACAAGTAGACTTTAAAAAAGTGTTTTCTAAATTAACCGAATATGGTTGCGATGTATGGGCAGTTTTAGAATGGGAATGCGTTATTAAAAGTCCAGAACAAGGCGCTAAAGAAGGAGTAGATTTTATTAAAAACCATATTATAGAAGTTACAAACAAAAGGTTTGATGACTTTGCTGGCGGAAATAAAACAGACCAACAACAATTAAAAAATATTTTAGGTATTTAA
- a CDS encoding Gfo/Idh/MocA family protein, with the protein MSNKIRLGILGGGGDSLIGVLHRVASAMYDKYQIVGGVFNPNWEDNIGFAKQIGLPTDRIYKDFDTLVEEELKLPESQRMQVVSILTPNFLHFPMANKLLENGFNVICEKPMTTTYEEAKLLNATLKKSKTVFAVTYTYTGYPMIRQMREMILNGELGKIQKIDAQYYQGWINPIIHDKEKRSATWRLNPEKSGISCCVGDIGTHAFDMLEYVSGLKIESILADLNYLYQDNKMDIDGTVLLRCSNNVKGVICTSQIATGEENSFIVKVYGDKAGLKWEQENPNYLYLMEDGKPLRVLKPGHSYNSDLSLDGTKLPPGHPEGIFDSMGNIYKGVAKAINKEPYNHGEFPTIIDGTRGMNFIEKAVESHQNGNVWVNIENLD; encoded by the coding sequence ATGAGTAATAAAATTAGATTAGGAATTCTTGGTGGTGGAGGCGACTCTTTAATAGGTGTTTTACATCGCGTTGCTTCAGCAATGTACGATAAATATCAAATTGTTGGTGGCGTATTTAACCCTAATTGGGAAGATAATATTGGCTTTGCCAAACAAATAGGATTGCCAACAGATAGAATTTATAAAGATTTTGATACGCTTGTTGAGGAAGAATTAAAACTTCCTGAATCACAAAGAATGCAAGTTGTATCTATTTTAACACCTAATTTTTTGCATTTTCCTATGGCTAATAAACTCTTAGAAAATGGGTTTAATGTCATTTGTGAAAAACCAATGACAACAACATACGAAGAAGCAAAATTATTAAACGCAACATTAAAAAAATCTAAAACTGTATTTGCAGTAACTTACACGTATACAGGTTATCCAATGATTCGTCAAATGAGAGAAATGATTCTAAATGGCGAGTTAGGAAAGATTCAAAAAATAGATGCGCAATATTATCAAGGATGGATTAATCCAATAATTCATGATAAAGAAAAGCGTAGTGCAACTTGGCGATTAAACCCTGAAAAATCAGGAATAAGCTGTTGTGTTGGAGATATTGGTACACATGCTTTTGATATGTTAGAATATGTTTCTGGATTAAAAATAGAATCTATTCTTGCAGACTTAAACTATCTATACCAAGATAACAAAATGGATATAGATGGGACAGTTTTACTACGTTGTTCTAATAACGTAAAAGGTGTTATATGTACCAGTCAAATAGCAACAGGAGAAGAAAATAGTTTTATCGTAAAAGTTTACGGTGATAAAGCAGGTTTAAAATGGGAGCAAGAAAACCCAAATTATTTATACCTGATGGAAGATGGTAAACCACTTAGAGTGTTAAAACCAGGTCATTCTTACAATTCAGATTTATCCTTAGATGGTACAAAATTACCGCCAGGTCATCCTGAAGGTATATTTGATTCTATGGGAAATATCTATAAAGGTGTAGCAAAAGCAATTAATAAAGAACCATATAATCATGGTGAATTCCCAACTATAATAGATGGTACAAGAGGAATGAACTTTATCGAAAAAGCTGTAGAATCTCATCAAAATGGAAATGTTTGGGTGAATATTGAAAATTTAGATTAA
- a CDS encoding nucleoside permease, protein MKSITKAQLSFMMFLEFFIWGGWFVTLGSFLSNNLGATGAESGMAFSTQSWGAIIAPFIIGLIADRFFNAEKILGVLHLIGAFLMYQMSQSTEFSTFYPYVLGYMIAYMPTLALVNSVSFNQMNDPAAQFPKIRVWGTIGWIIAGLVISFVFKWDSIENIGNGMLSNTFTMVAIASVILGVFSFFLPKTPPKISKDEKVTISDILGLDALKLLKDKNFLVFFIASVLICIPLAFYYQNISPFLTEYKVENSTAWASLGQVSEVAFMLLLPFFFKKYGFKKTILFGMLAWAIRYTLFAFGDAGDLFFMLVIGIALHGICYDFFFVSGQIYTDSKAGDKAKSAAQGLITLATYGVGMLVGFWVAGQVVDKNVLAEGNHSWLEIWEFPALFALGVFILFAILFKNEKVEYSE, encoded by the coding sequence ATGAAATCAATTACAAAAGCACAACTGTCTTTTATGATGTTCCTAGAGTTTTTTATTTGGGGCGGATGGTTTGTTACACTTGGATCTTTTTTAAGTAATAATTTAGGAGCAACTGGTGCAGAATCCGGTATGGCGTTTTCAACTCAATCTTGGGGCGCAATTATTGCTCCTTTCATAATAGGGTTGATTGCCGATCGTTTTTTTAATGCAGAAAAAATACTTGGTGTTTTACATTTAATAGGTGCATTTTTAATGTATCAAATGTCTCAATCTACAGAGTTTTCTACATTTTATCCTTACGTCTTAGGATATATGATCGCGTATATGCCAACACTTGCATTAGTAAATTCAGTATCATTTAATCAAATGAACGATCCTGCAGCCCAATTTCCTAAAATACGAGTTTGGGGAACAATAGGTTGGATTATAGCTGGATTAGTTATAAGTTTTGTTTTTAAATGGGATTCTATAGAAAACATAGGTAACGGTATGTTGTCAAACACCTTTACAATGGTGGCAATAGCATCTGTAATCTTAGGTGTTTTTAGTTTCTTTTTACCTAAAACACCACCAAAAATCTCTAAAGACGAAAAAGTTACTATCAGTGATATTTTAGGCTTAGACGCATTAAAACTATTAAAAGATAAAAACTTCTTAGTATTTTTTATAGCATCTGTTTTGATATGTATACCACTAGCATTTTACTATCAAAATATCAGTCCTTTTTTAACAGAATATAAAGTTGAAAATTCAACAGCTTGGGCATCTTTAGGACAAGTTTCGGAAGTAGCATTTATGTTGTTATTACCATTTTTCTTTAAAAAATATGGTTTTAAAAAGACAATTTTATTTGGAATGCTAGCTTGGGCAATACGTTATACTTTATTCGCTTTTGGTGATGCTGGAGATTTATTCTTTATGCTAGTTATTGGTATTGCGTTACACGGTATTTGTTACGATTTCTTTTTTGTATCTGGTCAGATCTATACAGATTCTAAAGCTGGAGATAAAGCAAAAAGTGCAGCACAAGGTTTAATAACTCTAGCAACTTACGGTGTTGGAATGTTAGTTGGTTTTTGGGTTGCAGGACAAGTAGTAGATAAAAATGTACTTGCAGAAGGAAATCACAGTTGGTTAGAAATTTGGGAATTTCCGGCGTTATTTGCATTAGGTGTATTTATCCTTTTTGCAATTTTATTTAAAAATGAAAAAGTAGAATATTCAGAATAA
- a CDS encoding sugar phosphate isomerase/epimerase family protein — protein sequence MKLTSLFSRLILASCLFSLVVLVSCKEDKKEQVDQPITETKTEDPFFKLSLAQWSLHRTFNDDGVSPFKFAEIAKNNGFEGLEYVNHIYAKQIDSLGFDKVIDTLKTLSDTHGMKNLIIMIDGEGDLADPDEAVRDKAVENHKKWVDAAQKLGCHSIRVNTFGTNDPELWVPSVVDGLKKLSTYAATKNINVLCENHGWLSSDVPVLMDAIKQVDMENCGTLPDFGNWCVKRKDGAIWGECLEEYKDKYEGIETMLTEAKAVSAKAYDFDENGNETTLDFPRIIKLVKDSGYTGYIGVEYEGNRLSEKEGIIAIRDLLLKSAKTVK from the coding sequence ATGAAATTAACGTCTTTATTTAGCCGATTAATACTTGCTTCTTGCCTTTTTTCATTAGTAGTACTAGTGTCTTGTAAAGAAGATAAAAAAGAACAAGTAGATCAACCAATTACTGAAACAAAAACCGAAGATCCATTTTTTAAACTATCTCTAGCGCAATGGTCTTTACATAGAACATTTAACGACGATGGCGTAAGTCCATTTAAGTTTGCTGAAATAGCTAAAAACAATGGTTTTGAAGGCTTAGAATATGTAAATCACATATATGCAAAGCAAATAGATTCTTTAGGTTTTGATAAAGTTATAGATACACTTAAAACGCTAAGTGATACTCATGGTATGAAAAACCTTATTATAATGATAGATGGTGAAGGTGATTTAGCAGATCCAGACGAAGCTGTTAGAGATAAAGCTGTAGAAAACCATAAAAAATGGGTAGATGCAGCTCAAAAATTAGGCTGTCATTCTATTAGAGTTAATACGTTTGGTACTAACGATCCAGAGCTTTGGGTTCCTTCGGTAGTAGATGGATTAAAAAAATTATCAACTTACGCAGCAACAAAAAACATAAATGTATTATGTGAAAATCATGGTTGGTTATCTTCAGATGTACCGGTTTTAATGGATGCTATAAAGCAAGTAGACATGGAGAATTGCGGTACATTACCAGATTTTGGAAATTGGTGTGTTAAGCGTAAAGATGGAGCAATTTGGGGAGAATGTTTAGAAGAGTATAAAGATAAATATGAAGGAATTGAAACCATGTTAACCGAAGCTAAAGCTGTAAGTGCTAAGGCTTACGATTTTGATGAAAATGGAAACGAAACAACTTTAGATTTTCCAAGAATTATTAAGTTAGTAAAAGATTCTGGTTACACAGGATATATAGGTGTAGAATATGAAGGTAATCGTTTAAGTGAAAAAGAAGGAATAATTGCCATTAGAGATCTTTTACTTAAATCTGCAAAGACTGTAAAATAA
- a CDS encoding helix-turn-helix transcriptional regulator, whose protein sequence is MKINIQNITPFEADGIVYHADTCLPLIDAVNRKKLKFKALARYTYPGDRLTDDTLGLNSVGYWDANETQDWGLDWHRNEGLEIHFLESGTMPYAQGNNQLELQPNYMTITRPWEAHKVGDPEVGVGKFYWVIIDLDVRRPHQNWKWPDWIMLSPSDLEKLTLILRQNEKVVWKTDKRIRDCFQRLGKAVDADENGSNASRIRLLVNYLLILILDLLVEDEVELNEQLTDSSRSVQLFLKELDNNLTEAWTIEKMAQSAGVGLTRFTHHCKQITNLTPMRYLMMQRLKLSKDILINNEQMSVSEVAFACGFSTSQYFSTVFKKHEKCTPLEYRLKHLVAN, encoded by the coding sequence GTGAAGATAAATATACAAAACATAACGCCTTTTGAAGCAGATGGAATTGTCTATCATGCAGATACCTGTTTGCCTCTTATTGACGCAGTAAATAGAAAAAAATTAAAGTTTAAAGCGCTAGCACGTTATACCTATCCTGGTGATAGATTAACAGATGATACTTTAGGGTTAAATAGTGTAGGGTATTGGGATGCAAACGAAACTCAAGATTGGGGATTAGATTGGCATAGAAATGAAGGATTAGAAATACATTTTTTAGAATCTGGTACAATGCCTTATGCGCAAGGTAATAATCAATTGGAATTACAACCCAATTACATGACAATAACAAGACCATGGGAAGCGCATAAAGTAGGCGATCCAGAAGTTGGTGTTGGTAAATTTTATTGGGTGATTATTGATTTGGATGTAAGACGACCACATCAAAACTGGAAGTGGCCAGATTGGATCATGCTATCACCTTCTGACCTAGAAAAGTTAACCTTAATATTAAGACAAAATGAAAAGGTTGTTTGGAAAACCGACAAGCGTATTAGGGATTGTTTTCAAAGATTAGGTAAGGCTGTAGATGCAGATGAAAATGGAAGTAATGCTTCTAGAATTAGGTTACTAGTAAATTACTTATTGATTTTGATATTAGATCTATTAGTTGAAGATGAAGTAGAATTAAATGAACAATTAACTGATAGTTCTAGAAGTGTGCAATTGTTTTTAAAAGAATTAGATAATAATTTAACCGAAGCTTGGACTATCGAGAAAATGGCTCAATCTGCAGGTGTTGGATTGACAAGATTTACACATCATTGTAAGCAGATAACTAATTTAACACCAATGCGTTATTTGATGATGCAGCGTTTAAAACTTTCTAAGGATATATTGATTAATAACGAACAAATGAGTGTCTCTGAAGTAGCGTTTGCATGTGGTTTTTCTACAAGTCAATATTTTTCTACAGTATTTAAAAAGCATGAAAAATGTACGCCATTAGAATATAGATTAAAACATTTGGTTGCAAACTAA
- a CDS encoding GMC oxidoreductase, translated as MNINNLNPIEGEYDAIVVGTGISGGWAAKELCENGLKTLVLERGRMVKHVEDYPTANLDPWDMPNGGVPTREIIERKPKQHRTGYVTNQDTEHFFVDDVKHPYNEDRRFDWIRGYHVGGRSIMWGRQSYRLSDIDFEANKKEGIAVDWPVRYKDIAPWYDKVEEFIGVSGENLGLKQLPDQKLLKPMNLNCVEEELKSKIAENFDDGRLLTIGRAAHITEGSKPGLGRSTCQYRNRCARGCPFGAYFSSVSSTLPTAEATGNMTLRPNSIVHEVIYDDTTKQATGVKVIDAETKETHVFKAKVIFLCASAIASASILLQSKSDRFPNGLGNDSGELGHNIMDHHFHVGAMGKAVGFDDKINKGRRANGLYIPRFRNVGGNTEMKDFKRGYGYQGGATRSNMSETVAELKYGPKLKEAILKPGEWNINLLGFGETLPDHSNRMYLNYDKLDEWGLPTITFDADFGENELAMRKDMKEQAVKMLESAGFKDVVGYDNAGGRAMGLGIHEMGTARMGRDPKTSVLNEYNQIHACKNVYVTDGSFMTSAGCQNPSLTYMAFTARAANHAAEQLKKNNA; from the coding sequence ATGAATATAAACAACTTAAATCCTATTGAAGGCGAATATGACGCAATCGTTGTAGGAACCGGAATTTCTGGTGGTTGGGCAGCAAAAGAACTTTGCGAAAACGGTTTAAAAACCTTAGTACTAGAACGAGGTAGAATGGTTAAACACGTAGAAGACTATCCAACTGCAAATTTAGATCCTTGGGATATGCCTAATGGTGGCGTTCCTACTAGAGAAATCATAGAACGCAAGCCAAAGCAACATCGTACAGGATATGTAACCAATCAAGATACAGAACATTTTTTTGTAGACGATGTAAAACATCCTTATAACGAAGACAGACGTTTTGATTGGATTAGAGGTTACCATGTTGGAGGTAGATCTATAATGTGGGGAAGGCAAAGCTACAGATTAAGTGATATAGACTTTGAAGCCAACAAAAAAGAAGGTATTGCTGTTGATTGGCCTGTAAGATACAAAGACATTGCACCTTGGTATGATAAAGTTGAAGAGTTTATTGGTGTTTCTGGAGAAAATTTAGGACTTAAACAATTACCTGATCAAAAACTTCTAAAACCAATGAATTTAAATTGTGTTGAAGAAGAATTAAAATCTAAAATTGCTGAAAACTTTGACGATGGTAGATTATTAACCATTGGTCGTGCTGCACATATAACAGAAGGATCAAAACCTGGATTAGGAAGAAGTACTTGTCAATACCGTAATAGATGCGCAAGAGGTTGTCCTTTTGGCGCATACTTTAGTAGTGTCTCTTCTACTTTACCAACAGCAGAAGCGACAGGAAACATGACCTTAAGACCAAATTCTATAGTTCATGAAGTGATTTACGACGATACAACAAAACAAGCTACTGGTGTAAAAGTAATAGATGCTGAAACTAAAGAAACTCATGTTTTTAAAGCTAAAGTAATATTCTTATGTGCATCTGCAATAGCATCTGCTTCAATATTGTTACAATCTAAATCAGACAGATTCCCTAACGGTTTAGGTAATGATAGCGGAGAATTAGGACACAATATCATGGATCACCATTTTCATGTTGGCGCAATGGGTAAAGCTGTTGGATTTGACGACAAAATAAATAAAGGTAGAAGAGCAAATGGACTTTATATCCCTAGATTTAGAAACGTTGGAGGCAATACAGAAATGAAAGATTTCAAACGTGGTTACGGTTATCAAGGTGGAGCAACACGCTCAAACATGTCTGAAACTGTAGCAGAACTTAAATACGGTCCTAAACTTAAAGAAGCTATTTTAAAACCAGGTGAATGGAATATTAACCTTTTAGGTTTTGGAGAAACTCTACCAGACCATAGCAACCGTATGTATTTAAACTACGATAAACTAGACGAATGGGGATTACCTACAATTACATTTGATGCAGACTTTGGCGAAAATGAACTGGCAATGCGTAAAGACATGAAAGAACAAGCTGTTAAAATGCTTGAATCTGCTGGATTTAAAGACGTAGTTGGATACGATAACGCTGGCGGAAGAGCTATGGGATTAGGTATACACGAAATGGGTACAGCACGTATGGGTAGAGATCCTAAAACTTCTGTACTTAACGAGTACAATCAAATTCATGCATGTAAAAATGTTTATGTAACAGATGGATCTTTCATGACATCTGCTGGTTGCCAAAACCCATCGTTAACTTACATGGCTTTTACAGCAAGAGCTGCAAACCATGCTGCAGAACAATTAAAGAAAAATAACGCTTAA
- a CDS encoding gluconate 2-dehydrogenase subunit 3 family protein → MKRREALKNIGLATGFFVATPTIVSILQSCTSDVKTWTPEFLTIDQGVVLTKLVDVILPKTDNLPSATELNVPQFIDKYINEVFDDESQANAKTAFSKIESLLKPNAETAVNDLKDEDFKALLDKHMLLEDEVDPDREADPESTTPTTSEFLNNLKWMAINGYVTTEKIGENVNVYDPVPSQYFCGDLQELTGGKSYSL, encoded by the coding sequence ATGAAAAGAAGAGAAGCATTAAAAAATATTGGTCTAGCAACAGGATTCTTTGTAGCAACACCAACAATTGTTAGTATCCTACAAAGCTGCACTAGCGATGTAAAAACTTGGACACCAGAATTTTTAACAATAGACCAAGGTGTTGTATTAACTAAATTAGTAGATGTTATATTACCTAAGACTGATAATTTACCGTCTGCTACAGAGTTAAACGTACCTCAATTTATTGACAAATACATTAATGAAGTTTTTGATGACGAAAGTCAAGCCAATGCAAAAACTGCTTTTAGTAAAATAGAATCACTTTTAAAACCAAATGCAGAAACTGCTGTTAACGATTTAAAAGATGAAGATTTTAAAGCACTATTAGATAAACACATGTTATTAGAAGACGAAGTTGATCCGGACAGAGAAGCAGATCCAGAATCTACAACACCTACAACTTCAGAATTTTTAAATAACCTTAAATGGATGGCAATTAACGGTTACGTTACAACAGAAAAAATTGGAGAAAACGTAAATGTTTACGATCCAGTTCCATCACAATATTTTTGTGGAGATTTACAAGAGTTAACAGGAGGAAAATCATATTCGCTGTAA